From a single Natronorubrum tibetense GA33 genomic region:
- a CDS encoding MGMT family protein translates to MEDVTDAGIYARESSYLDRYVQLGAASGRVLSVSFPDLPDEEAQEDHPVLEQIFDYLEGLEEVHFDELQVALTVPTDQRAVLKQVRGIPYGEQVSVDALARMTPELDPDDEDDLILVRTALDGNPTPILIPDHRVRDGPSAAPPAVEQKLRSLEGL, encoded by the coding sequence ATGGAGGACGTCACGGACGCCGGAATCTACGCGCGAGAATCATCGTATCTCGATCGATACGTCCAGCTCGGGGCCGCGAGCGGCCGTGTCCTGAGCGTCTCGTTTCCCGACCTGCCCGACGAGGAGGCCCAGGAGGACCACCCCGTCCTCGAGCAAATCTTCGACTACCTCGAGGGACTGGAGGAGGTCCACTTCGACGAACTCCAGGTGGCCCTGACCGTCCCGACCGACCAGCGCGCGGTCTTGAAGCAGGTCCGCGGAATCCCCTACGGCGAGCAGGTCAGCGTCGACGCCCTCGCGCGGATGACCCCCGAACTCGATCCCGACGACGAGGACGACCTCATCCTCGTTCGGACGGCCCTCGATGGGAACCCGACCCCGATCTTGATTCCCGACCACCGCGTGCGCGACGGGCCGAGCGCCGCGCCGCCGGCCGTCGAACAGAAGTTGCGGTCGCTCGAAGGCCTGTAG